The window TTTTCTTCTGCCTTGATAACTTCGCTTTTGAAGTTATAATAATCAGGTAAATCATCTAACTTCAAAGCTGCTCCTGCCTTCTCTATTCGATTATTTGCTTTTAGCACTTTGTATAATTGAAAAACCAAATCCTTCGGACAATCATTATTTGGTACCACATCCGGGTCGGTATAAACATAATATGAATTCTTAACTTCTTTAAAAAAAGCACTCTTCCATAAAGCCATATAACCCAAATTGTCATTCAAATAAACGATTTTGTTCTTCGCGGTTTTATAATAATCTAATAATGGAGGATAGGTAGAATTATTATCGAGAATAATAATATTCGTATATCCATTCTTCTCCAACCACTCGATCAAAGTCTTTAAATAAGTTAAACGGTTGTAGTTATTAATGATTATTGGAACGGCATAACTGTCTTTCTCGCTTAAAAAATCATTCATGAAAATGCGTTGGGTTGAGCGACCCAACTTACGCAACGCCGACAAAATACTCTTACGTTTATAATACAACCACTCCTTCATTATGCGAGTTTGGCCTCCTTATACCGCTTCAATTTTGTTTTAAATTTAAACCAACTGTAAGTTAGGGGTGAGTAATTCTCCAACCAACTTTGTTCCCGTTCCTTTTCTTGTAGTTTTCTATTCGTATCGGTACTACCAATTCCACCCGTATTAAATACAGCAACGAATAAACTCAAATGCTTGTATTTTAATTTATGTTTCAATATCGTGCGGATGAAAAACTCATAATCCGCTGTGATTTTATAATTTTCTTTATAATAACCATACTTCACAAACACCTCGCGTCGAATAAATGTACAAGGATGCCAAAGTGTAGAAA is drawn from Bacteroidota bacterium and contains these coding sequences:
- a CDS encoding glycosyltransferase family 2 protein — its product is MKEWLYYKRKSILSALRKLGRSTQRIFMNDFLSEKDSYAVPIIINNYNRLTYLKTLIEWLEKNGYTNIIILDNNSTYPPLLDYYKTAKNKIVYLNDNLGYMALWKSAFFKEVKNSYYVYTDPDVVPNNDCPKDLVFQLYKVLKANNRIEKAGAALKLDDLPDYYNFKSEVIKAEEKYWTKKVSDNVYDALVDTTFALYRPLAFGNAEECKAFRLGGKYSLHHLPWYENSSQQNEENQFYKNSIVKNTTVWSQQ